The Nitriliruptor alkaliphilus DSM 45188 genome includes a region encoding these proteins:
- the clpX gene encoding ATP-dependent Clp protease ATP-binding subunit ClpX, whose translation MAKFGEGDALLKCSFCGKSQKQVKKLIAGPGVYICDECIDLCNEIIEEELAEPADLQLDELPKPKEIYGFLNDYVVGQDAAKKSLAVAVYNHYKRIQVGPSTGDDVELQKSNILLLGPTGSGKTLLAQTLAKLLNVPFAIADATALTEAGYVGEDVENILLKLIQAADFDVKKAETGIIYIDEVDKIARKSDNPSITRDVSGEGVQQALLKILEGSVASVPPQGGRKHPHQEFIQIDTGNILFICGGAFAGLEQVVEQRQGKRGVGFGADVAAKRDEDLAELLGNVLPEDLVKYGLIPEFIGRLPIVTSVDPLDREALVDILTRPKNALTRQYMRFFEFDGVELEFEDDALEAIADLAILRQTGARGLRAILEEVLLNTMYELPSRSDVGTCVITADTVREKVNPTLVPHGTRRDLDEPHERSA comes from the coding sequence ATGGCCAAGTTCGGTGAGGGAGACGCCCTCCTGAAGTGCTCGTTCTGCGGCAAGTCGCAGAAGCAGGTCAAGAAGCTCATCGCGGGCCCGGGTGTCTACATCTGCGACGAGTGCATCGACCTGTGCAACGAGATCATCGAGGAGGAGCTCGCCGAGCCGGCCGACCTCCAGCTCGACGAGCTGCCGAAGCCGAAGGAGATCTACGGCTTCCTCAACGACTACGTGGTGGGGCAGGACGCGGCCAAGAAGTCCCTCGCGGTCGCGGTCTACAACCACTACAAGCGCATCCAGGTGGGTCCGTCCACCGGTGACGACGTCGAGCTGCAGAAGTCGAACATCCTGCTGCTCGGCCCCACCGGGTCGGGTAAGACCCTGCTCGCCCAGACCCTCGCCAAGCTGCTGAACGTGCCGTTCGCGATCGCGGACGCCACCGCCCTGACCGAGGCCGGGTACGTCGGTGAGGACGTCGAGAACATCCTCCTCAAGCTCATCCAGGCGGCGGACTTCGACGTCAAGAAGGCCGAGACGGGCATCATCTACATCGACGAGGTCGACAAGATCGCCCGCAAGTCGGACAACCCGTCGATCACGCGCGACGTGTCCGGCGAGGGCGTCCAGCAGGCGCTGCTGAAGATCCTGGAGGGGTCGGTCGCCTCCGTGCCGCCGCAGGGCGGGCGCAAGCACCCCCACCAGGAGTTCATCCAGATCGACACGGGCAACATCCTGTTCATCTGCGGTGGGGCGTTCGCCGGCCTCGAACAGGTGGTCGAGCAGCGGCAGGGCAAGCGCGGGGTCGGCTTCGGCGCGGACGTGGCCGCCAAGCGCGACGAGGACCTGGCCGAGCTGCTCGGCAACGTGCTGCCCGAGGACCTGGTCAAGTACGGCCTCATCCCCGAGTTCATCGGCCGTCTGCCGATCGTGACCTCGGTCGACCCGCTGGACCGCGAAGCGCTGGTGGACATCCTCACCCGCCCCAAGAACGCGCTCACGCGGCAGTACATGCGCTTCTTCGAGTTCGACGGGGTCGAGCTCGAGTTCGAGGACGACGCGCTCGAGGCGATCGCCGACCTGGCCATCCTGCGCCAGACCGGAGCCCGCGGCCTCCGCGCCATCCTGGAGGAGGTGCTGCTCAACACGATGTACGAGCTGCCCTCCCGGAGCGACGTCGGCACGTGCGTCATCACGGCCGACACCGTGCGCGAGAAGGTCAACCCGACCCTCGTACCGCACGGCACCCGGCGTGACCTCGACGAGCCCCATGAGCGCTCCGCCTGA
- a CDS encoding serine/threonine dehydratase: MGPDDVAAAADRIVGHVRRTPLLTLEGGALGVPGRLALKLDLLQPTGSFKVRGATSLLAGARVPPAGVVAASGGNFGLAVAWAARALGHRATIVVPDSSPASKRDPLAALGAEVEVVPGVYADALDRADHLVATTGALRAHAYDDPLVVAGQGTAAAEVLEDLGTVDTVVVAVGGGGLLAGTCAALRGRGRRVVAVETDGCPTLRVALDAGEPVDTEVGGLAVSALGARRLGDHAWAVRDEIHVALTVPDEAVADAQARLWGACRLRAEPAGATALAALTSGAYVPDPGETVAIWVCGAN, encoded by the coding sequence CTGGGTCCTGACGACGTCGCGGCGGCCGCGGACCGGATCGTCGGTCACGTCCGCCGCACGCCCCTGCTCACGCTGGAGGGTGGTGCCCTCGGGGTGCCGGGCCGTCTGGCGTTGAAGCTCGACCTGCTGCAACCGACGGGGTCGTTCAAGGTCCGTGGGGCGACCAGCCTGTTGGCGGGAGCCCGCGTCCCACCAGCCGGGGTCGTGGCCGCGTCGGGAGGCAACTTCGGTCTGGCCGTGGCGTGGGCGGCGCGAGCGCTCGGGCACCGGGCGACCATCGTCGTGCCGGACTCCTCGCCCGCGTCTAAACGCGACCCGCTGGCCGCCCTCGGCGCCGAGGTCGAGGTCGTCCCGGGGGTCTACGCCGATGCGCTCGATCGCGCCGACCACCTGGTGGCCACCACCGGCGCACTGCGAGCCCACGCCTACGACGACCCGCTCGTGGTCGCCGGCCAGGGCACCGCGGCGGCGGAGGTCCTGGAGGACCTCGGCACGGTCGACACCGTCGTCGTCGCCGTCGGCGGCGGAGGCCTGCTCGCGGGGACCTGCGCGGCGCTCCGCGGGCGTGGTCGCCGGGTCGTGGCGGTCGAGACCGACGGCTGCCCGACGCTGCGGGTCGCCCTCGACGCGGGGGAGCCGGTCGACACCGAGGTCGGCGGTCTGGCGGTCTCGGCGCTCGGGGCCCGCCGCCTCGGGGACCACGCCTGGGCCGTCCGGGACGAGATCCACGTCGCGCTCACGGTCCCCGACGAGGCGGTGGCGGACGCCCAGGCCCGGCTGTGGGGCGCCTGCCGGCTGCGCGCGGAACCCGCGGGCGCGACCGCGTTGGCGGCCCTGACCTCCGGCGCCTACGTGCCGGACCCGGGCGAGACGGTCGCGATCTGGGTGTGCGGCGCGAACTGA
- a CDS encoding LVIVD repeat-containing protein, with amino-acid sequence MTTTSPTAPARWTAALGVLVLAAALAVVTPSPGLAHPDACEKSATSASGFGQRLLGIVNVFAAFLPGATDDTDHADDAEECFSEEIAASLDDSDAVLGAGEVDGEGLIHVANLPKSGPFVGTSNFNSDIAFQGDYAIQGNYQGFQITDISDPAAPQVVSQVDCPGSQNDVSVYGDLIITSTDSPRTNDTCDNAPQPAARRADPDTWEGIRIFDWSDPTDPQLLTSVLTFCGSHTHTILPDDANDRLLVYVSSYDVATNYWNCGTPWTNISVVAVPLSDPASASVIGTPDPWEGSGFTPNPGTARSPNWPAEGFPGTRTTNGCHDITTYPAIGLAAGACMGEGVLMDITEPESPVVTAQVLDDNFAFWHSATFNHDGTAVLFTDELGGGGAATCNPTIPDEQGANAIYVIEDGDLEFASYWKLPRVQSNTENCVAHNGSLLPLQDRTVMSQSWYQGGVVLLDWTDPYDPQELAWFDRGPFDEDNLGIAGSWSAYFYNGYIYSNDIQEGLDVFRVDPRAIGSKAQGELNSSKVDELNAQHQEPLVNRRGR; translated from the coding sequence GTGACCACCACGTCACCCACCGCACCGGCACGTTGGACCGCCGCCCTCGGCGTCCTCGTGCTGGCGGCCGCCCTGGCGGTCGTCACCCCCAGTCCGGGGCTCGCGCACCCGGACGCCTGCGAGAAGTCGGCCACGTCTGCCTCGGGCTTCGGCCAGCGCCTGCTCGGCATCGTCAACGTCTTCGCCGCCTTCCTGCCGGGAGCGACCGATGACACCGACCACGCCGACGACGCCGAGGAGTGCTTCAGCGAGGAGATCGCCGCCAGCCTCGACGACTCGGACGCCGTCCTCGGTGCCGGCGAGGTCGACGGCGAGGGCCTGATCCACGTGGCGAACCTGCCCAAGTCCGGCCCGTTCGTCGGCACCAGCAACTTCAACTCCGACATCGCCTTCCAGGGCGACTACGCCATCCAGGGCAACTACCAGGGCTTCCAGATCACCGACATCTCCGACCCGGCGGCCCCCCAGGTGGTCAGCCAGGTCGACTGCCCGGGGTCGCAGAACGACGTGTCGGTGTACGGCGACCTGATCATCACCTCGACCGACTCGCCGCGCACCAACGACACCTGCGACAACGCCCCCCAGCCCGCGGCGCGCCGCGCCGACCCCGACACCTGGGAGGGCATCCGGATCTTCGACTGGTCCGACCCGACCGACCCGCAGCTGCTGACCAGCGTGCTGACCTTCTGCGGCTCGCACACCCACACGATCCTGCCCGACGATGCGAACGACCGCCTGCTGGTCTACGTCTCCTCCTACGACGTGGCGACCAACTACTGGAACTGCGGGACCCCGTGGACCAACATCTCGGTGGTGGCGGTGCCGCTGTCCGACCCGGCGTCCGCATCCGTCATCGGGACCCCGGACCCGTGGGAAGGCAGCGGTTTCACACCCAACCCGGGCACCGCGCGGTCACCGAACTGGCCCGCCGAGGGCTTCCCCGGCACCCGCACGACCAACGGCTGCCACGACATCACGACCTACCCGGCCATCGGCCTCGCTGCCGGCGCGTGCATGGGTGAGGGCGTGCTGATGGACATCACCGAGCCGGAGTCCCCCGTCGTGACCGCCCAGGTGCTCGACGACAACTTCGCGTTCTGGCACAGCGCCACGTTCAACCACGACGGGACGGCGGTGCTGTTCACCGACGAACTCGGCGGCGGCGGGGCGGCGACCTGCAACCCCACGATCCCGGACGAGCAGGGCGCGAACGCCATCTACGTCATCGAGGACGGTGACCTCGAGTTCGCCTCGTACTGGAAGCTGCCCCGCGTGCAGTCCAACACCGAGAACTGCGTGGCTCACAACGGCAGCCTGCTGCCGCTGCAGGACCGCACCGTGATGTCGCAGTCCTGGTACCAGGGCGGCGTGGTGCTGCTGGACTGGACCGACCCGTACGACCCGCAGGAGCTGGCGTGGTTCGACCGTGGCCCGTTCGACGAGGACAACCTCGGCATCGCCGGGTCGTGGAGCGCCTACTTCTACAACGGCTACATCTACTCCAACGACATCCAGGAAGGCCTGGACGTGTTCCGCGTCGACCCGCGGGCCATCGGCTCGAAGGCGCAGGGTGAGCTGAACAGCTCGAAGGTCGACGAGCTCAACGCCCAGCACCAGGAGCCGCTCGTGAATCGTCGCGGCCGGTAG
- the bioF gene encoding 8-amino-7-oxononanoate synthase, with translation MTGPPAGDGPLDWLGAALADLERADLSRSLRHHTSGAEPWIDLETPEGLRRLLHLCSNGYLGLATHPEVVAAAVEAAQRLGTGSGSARLVTGGQTPHRELEETLADWKGTDDALLFSSGYLANLGVVTALAGRGDVVVSDELNHASIVDACRLARAEVRVYRHGDADHAAALLADAPDGARRLLVTDGVFSMDGDVAPLPALCDVAERHGAAVIVDDAHGSGVLGPEGRGTAAALGCEDRIHAVVATLSKALGSVGGYVAGSADLTAWLRNRARPFVFDTALPPPAVAAARAAITVVRREPERRERALRLARDLADGLRAAGHAVAAPDACIVPVVVGSNRAALDGMARLLEHDVLAVAIRPPSVAPGSARLRATVMATHTDDDIDRAVGAFRDALATADAS, from the coding sequence GTGACCGGCCCTCCCGCAGGTGACGGGCCGCTCGACTGGTTGGGAGCGGCGCTCGCCGACCTCGAACGCGCCGATCTGTCGCGCAGCCTGCGCCACCACACCTCCGGCGCCGAGCCGTGGATCGACCTGGAGACACCCGAGGGCCTCCGGCGGCTGCTGCACCTGTGCTCCAACGGCTACCTCGGGCTGGCGACTCACCCCGAGGTCGTGGCCGCCGCCGTCGAGGCTGCGCAGCGGCTCGGGACCGGCAGCGGGTCGGCGCGGCTGGTCACCGGTGGACAGACGCCGCACCGCGAACTGGAGGAGACGCTCGCCGACTGGAAGGGCACCGATGACGCGCTGCTGTTCTCCTCGGGGTACCTGGCCAACCTCGGCGTGGTGACCGCACTGGCGGGTCGCGGCGACGTGGTGGTGTCCGACGAGCTCAACCACGCGTCGATCGTCGACGCGTGCCGCCTCGCCCGCGCCGAGGTCCGCGTCTACCGCCACGGGGACGCCGATCACGCCGCCGCGCTGCTGGCCGACGCGCCCGATGGCGCCCGACGGCTGCTGGTCACCGACGGGGTGTTCTCGATGGACGGGGACGTGGCACCCCTGCCCGCCCTCTGCGACGTGGCCGAGCGGCACGGTGCGGCGGTCATCGTCGACGACGCGCACGGCAGCGGTGTCCTCGGCCCGGAGGGGCGCGGGACCGCGGCCGCGCTCGGCTGCGAGGATCGGATCCACGCGGTGGTCGCGACCCTGTCGAAGGCGCTCGGCAGCGTGGGCGGCTACGTGGCGGGCAGCGCCGACCTGACGGCTTGGCTGCGCAACCGTGCCCGCCCGTTCGTGTTCGACACCGCCCTGCCACCCCCGGCGGTCGCCGCCGCACGTGCGGCCATCACCGTCGTACGTCGTGAACCCGAGCGCCGCGAGCGGGCCCTGCGCCTCGCCCGTGACCTCGCGGACGGGCTGCGTGCCGCCGGTCACGCCGTCGCCGCGCCCGACGCCTGCATCGTCCCGGTGGTCGTCGGCTCGAACCGCGCCGCCCTCGACGGGATGGCGCGGCTCCTCGAGCACGACGTCCTGGCCGTGGCGATCCGACCGCCGTCCGTGGCACCGGGGTCGGCGCGTCTGCGCGCCACGGTCATGGCGACCCACACCGACGACGACATCGACCGTGCGGTCGGCGCCTTCCGGGACGCGCTGGCCACGGCCGACGCGTCGTGA
- the bioB gene encoding biotin synthase BioB: MAALVADPAGLLADCEAILLGRRETLPASHAYALAELDIDAPHGDGAVLDAMLDLAHRVRVTWTSEEVALESIVSGKTGGCPEDCSFCSQSSVFATDVKPQPLLTGPEVLEAARSAQEAGASEFCIVYAVRGPDERLMENILELTATVHEHTEMHVAVSAGILTAEQAQRLSDAGVVKYNHNLEAARSHFPQVASTHTWDERWATLNLVREHGMEVCSGGIVGMGETRVQRAELALELAEFRPTETPLNFLNPRPGTPLQLREPLEPREALHAIALFRLILPWTLLRLAGGREVALKDLQGAGILGGVNGLIVGNYLTTLGRTPQEDLKMLEDLDVPVRALQDVL; this comes from the coding sequence GTGGCCGCGCTGGTCGCCGACCCGGCAGGGCTGCTCGCCGACTGCGAGGCGATCCTCCTCGGCCGCCGCGAGACGCTGCCGGCCAGCCACGCGTACGCCCTGGCGGAGCTCGACATCGACGCCCCACACGGTGACGGCGCCGTCCTCGACGCGATGCTCGACCTCGCCCACCGGGTCCGGGTGACGTGGACCAGCGAGGAGGTCGCGCTCGAGTCGATCGTGTCGGGCAAGACCGGTGGCTGCCCCGAGGACTGCTCGTTCTGCTCGCAGTCGTCGGTGTTCGCCACCGACGTCAAGCCGCAACCGCTGCTGACCGGTCCCGAGGTCCTCGAGGCGGCCCGCAGCGCCCAGGAGGCTGGCGCCAGCGAGTTCTGCATCGTCTACGCCGTCCGAGGTCCCGACGAACGGCTGATGGAGAACATCCTCGAGTTGACCGCCACCGTCCACGAGCACACCGAGATGCACGTCGCCGTCTCGGCCGGGATCCTCACCGCCGAGCAGGCACAGCGCCTGTCCGACGCCGGGGTGGTCAAGTACAACCACAACCTCGAGGCAGCACGCTCCCACTTCCCGCAGGTCGCCTCGACCCACACCTGGGACGAGCGTTGGGCGACCCTCAACCTCGTGCGCGAGCACGGGATGGAGGTCTGTTCGGGCGGCATCGTCGGGATGGGCGAGACCCGCGTGCAGCGGGCCGAGCTCGCGCTCGAGCTGGCCGAGTTCCGCCCGACCGAGACCCCGCTCAACTTCTTGAACCCCCGCCCGGGCACGCCGCTCCAGCTGCGCGAGCCGCTCGAGCCGCGCGAGGCGCTGCACGCCATCGCGCTGTTCCGGCTGATCCTGCCGTGGACCCTGCTGCGCCTCGCGGGGGGCCGGGAGGTGGCGCTCAAGGACCTGCAGGGCGCCGGCATCCTCGGTGGCGTCAACGGCCTGATCGTCGGCAACTACCTGACGACGCTCGGACGCACGCCGCAGGAGGACCTCAAGATGCTCGAGGACCTCGACGTGCCGGTCCGTGCCCTCCAGGACGTGCTCTAG
- a CDS encoding carbohydrate ABC transporter permease has translation MATTDAPEQPPATAPVPPPKVAGRGFLGGPKSRADRWYTHLALVVACFVIGFPVLYAALVATQGNADFFAFRLTPGDRLADNWDVVWNTRNLGTYLWNSTVQAVIITVGKTVTALLCGLAFVHLRFPAKWAVFWFVLVTLMMPTEILVIALFQIVSGFGWGNSMYALTIPFLASATGAFLFRQHFANLPSELSEAAQIDGASPLQFLWRILLPLSWNVIGALAVISFIYSWNMYLWPLLVINEQSAQVVQIGLGTLRNTGGGQTYGPLMLGALIASIPPTLVFVLLQKQFLAGFSINREK, from the coding sequence ATGGCCACCACCGACGCCCCCGAGCAGCCCCCCGCGACCGCACCCGTGCCCCCGCCGAAGGTGGCGGGCCGGGGGTTCCTCGGGGGGCCGAAGTCTCGCGCCGACCGCTGGTACACCCACCTCGCCCTCGTCGTGGCCTGCTTCGTCATCGGGTTCCCGGTCCTGTACGCGGCCCTCGTCGCCACGCAGGGCAACGCCGACTTCTTCGCCTTCCGGCTGACCCCGGGCGACCGCCTCGCCGACAACTGGGACGTGGTCTGGAACACCCGGAACCTCGGGACCTACCTGTGGAACTCGACCGTCCAGGCCGTCATCATCACGGTGGGCAAGACCGTGACGGCACTGCTGTGTGGGCTGGCCTTCGTCCACCTGCGCTTCCCCGCCAAGTGGGCGGTGTTCTGGTTCGTGCTCGTGACCTTGATGATGCCGACCGAGATCCTGGTCATCGCGCTGTTCCAGATCGTGTCGGGGTTCGGGTGGGGCAACTCCATGTACGCGCTGACGATCCCGTTCCTGGCCTCGGCCACGGGGGCGTTCCTGTTCCGGCAGCACTTCGCGAACCTGCCGAGCGAACTGTCGGAGGCGGCGCAGATCGACGGGGCGTCCCCGCTGCAGTTCCTGTGGCGCATCCTGCTCCCGCTGTCGTGGAACGTGATCGGTGCCCTCGCGGTCATCTCGTTCATCTACAGCTGGAACATGTACCTGTGGCCGCTGCTGGTCATCAACGAGCAGTCCGCGCAGGTGGTCCAGATCGGCCTCGGCACCCTGCGCAACACCGGCGGCGGCCAGACCTACGGTCCCCTCATGCTCGGCGCGTTGATCGCCTCGATCCCACCGACGCTGGTGTTCGTCCTGCTCCAGAAGCAGTTCCTCGCCGGCTTCTCCATCAACCGCGAGAAGTGA
- a CDS encoding ATP-dependent Clp protease proteolytic subunit, translating to MDVTGLGLQSPTNYLVPTVIEQTNRGERAFDIYSRLLQQRIVFLGTPVNDEIANLVMAQLLHLESEDPDKDIAIYINSPGGSITALFAIYDTMEYIKCDVQTICMGQAASAAAVLLAAGTPGKRFALPHSRILMHQPSGGAEGQSVDIEIQAREILRMRDLLNEILAEKTGQTVERIATDTDRDFILEAQAAKEYGVVDEIIDSRKVQERALR from the coding sequence GTGGACGTCACCGGCCTCGGGCTGCAGAGCCCGACCAACTACCTGGTCCCGACCGTCATCGAGCAGACGAACCGGGGCGAGCGCGCCTTCGACATCTACTCGCGGTTGCTCCAGCAGCGCATCGTGTTCCTCGGGACGCCCGTCAACGACGAGATCGCCAACCTCGTCATGGCACAGCTGCTCCACCTCGAGTCCGAGGACCCCGACAAGGACATCGCGATCTACATCAACTCGCCGGGGGGCTCCATCACGGCGTTGTTCGCGATCTACGACACCATGGAGTACATCAAGTGCGACGTGCAGACCATCTGCATGGGCCAGGCGGCGTCGGCCGCGGCGGTCCTGCTGGCGGCCGGCACGCCGGGCAAGCGGTTCGCGCTGCCGCACTCGCGGATCCTGATGCACCAGCCGTCCGGCGGGGCTGAGGGCCAGTCGGTCGACATCGAGATCCAGGCGCGCGAGATCCTGCGCATGCGGGACCTGCTCAACGAGATCCTCGCCGAGAAGACCGGTCAGACCGTCGAGCGCATCGCCACCGACACCGACCGCGACTTCATCCTCGAGGCCCAGGCGGCCAAGGAGTACGGCGTGGTCGACGAGATCATCGACAGCCGCAAGGTCCAGGAGCGGGCGCTGCGCTGA
- the tig gene encoding trigger factor, protein MKTSVETLDPVKVKLTVEVEPKRVKQAFDKAARELAKQVNVPGFRPGKAPRRLIEQRFGDGVIAQQALEASLTDYYLEAVQSEELVPVGQPEVDVESFTEADGCTFTATIEIRPEVDLPDHTGISVSFPQWDVDDAKVDEQLEQMRERFAEVEVVERAAKKGDLVTLDLAVAVDGTELESARVEDALYEIGSAGVTPKLDEEAVGKAAGDEFTYEDALPEGYPEHGGEDATFTVTVKDVREKQLPALDDDFAMTASEFDSIQELRKDIRDALLKRSILQAQHDLRGQTLEAYLATVEVPLPPAMVEADAEQRIHQLEHQAERFGAEVEQLLELEGTTREEFESNAREQAEGTVKAQLVLDQLASKLEVPVESADIDREIVRHAQTNEMPPQEIARIIQQQGSLPALLGDIMRRKAIDAIVAAAEVDGAPSQAVLEDVGLTVVDGLIVEAPPEVVDVPQPEAPVEEPAEAPVEQDAEGSSEEE, encoded by the coding sequence GTGAAGACGTCCGTCGAGACCCTCGACCCGGTCAAGGTCAAGCTCACCGTCGAGGTCGAGCCCAAGCGCGTCAAGCAGGCCTTCGACAAGGCCGCCCGCGAGCTCGCCAAGCAGGTGAACGTCCCCGGGTTCCGACCGGGGAAGGCGCCGCGTCGCCTCATCGAGCAGCGGTTCGGTGACGGCGTCATCGCCCAGCAGGCCCTGGAGGCCTCGCTGACCGACTACTACCTCGAGGCGGTGCAGTCCGAGGAGCTGGTCCCGGTCGGTCAGCCCGAGGTTGACGTCGAGTCCTTCACCGAGGCCGACGGCTGCACCTTCACCGCCACCATCGAGATCCGGCCCGAGGTCGACCTGCCCGACCACACGGGCATCTCGGTGAGCTTCCCGCAGTGGGACGTGGACGACGCCAAGGTCGACGAGCAGCTCGAGCAGATGCGTGAGCGTTTCGCCGAGGTGGAGGTCGTCGAGCGTGCGGCCAAGAAGGGTGACCTCGTCACCCTCGACCTCGCGGTCGCGGTCGACGGCACCGAGCTCGAGTCGGCCCGAGTCGAGGACGCCCTCTACGAGATCGGGTCGGCCGGGGTGACCCCGAAGCTCGACGAGGAGGCCGTGGGCAAGGCCGCCGGTGACGAGTTCACCTACGAGGACGCGCTGCCCGAGGGCTACCCCGAGCACGGCGGCGAGGACGCCACCTTCACGGTGACCGTCAAGGACGTGCGCGAGAAGCAGCTGCCGGCCCTCGACGACGACTTCGCGATGACCGCGTCCGAGTTCGACTCCATCCAGGAGCTGCGCAAGGACATCCGCGACGCGCTGCTCAAGCGCAGCATCCTCCAGGCCCAGCACGACCTGCGTGGTCAGACCCTGGAGGCCTACCTGGCGACCGTCGAGGTGCCTCTGCCACCGGCGATGGTCGAGGCCGACGCCGAGCAGCGCATCCACCAGCTCGAGCACCAGGCCGAGCGGTTCGGCGCCGAGGTCGAGCAGCTCCTCGAGCTCGAGGGCACCACGCGCGAGGAGTTCGAGAGCAACGCTCGCGAGCAGGCCGAGGGCACCGTCAAGGCCCAGCTCGTGCTCGACCAGCTCGCCTCGAAGCTCGAGGTCCCGGTCGAGTCGGCCGACATCGACCGCGAGATCGTCCGGCACGCGCAGACCAACGAGATGCCGCCGCAGGAGATCGCCCGCATCATCCAGCAGCAGGGCAGCCTCCCGGCCCTGCTCGGTGACATCATGCGCCGCAAGGCCATCGACGCGATCGTCGCGGCCGCCGAGGTCGACGGGGCGCCGTCGCAGGCCGTGCTCGAGGACGTCGGTCTCACCGTGGTCGACGGCCTCATCGTCGAGGCGCCGCCGGAGGTCGTCGACGTCCCTCAGCCGGAGGCCCCGGTCGAGGAGCCCGCCGAGGCCCCGGTCGAGCAGGACGCGGAGGGCAGCTCCGAGGAGGAGTGA
- the bioD gene encoding dethiobiotin synthase: protein MNARGALAGRTGFFVTGTDTGIGKTVVAAALCRLRADLGREVVYVKPVQSGAADGDDDAADVGALADVTTVVGPVVGPSLAPGVAVRLGGAELTGAELLEVVVDAAAAHPDADLVVEGAGGLLVELGSDGTTCADLAAALGLPMVVVARSGLGTLNHTALTLEAAAHRDLEVAGVVVSGYPTDPDEATRTNLAELQRASGRLIGVLPVLDLAGPQPLADVAAHLGPELGGRRARP, encoded by the coding sequence GTGAACGCCCGGGGCGCGCTGGCGGGCCGGACCGGCTTCTTCGTCACGGGCACGGACACCGGCATCGGCAAGACCGTCGTGGCCGCCGCGCTGTGCCGGCTGCGGGCCGACCTCGGCCGCGAGGTGGTCTACGTCAAGCCGGTCCAGTCCGGTGCGGCCGACGGGGACGACGACGCCGCGGACGTCGGGGCGCTGGCCGACGTGACGACCGTGGTCGGTCCGGTCGTCGGACCGTCCCTGGCGCCGGGCGTCGCGGTCCGCCTCGGCGGGGCCGAGCTGACCGGCGCCGAGCTGCTGGAGGTCGTCGTCGACGCGGCCGCAGCCCACCCCGACGCCGACCTGGTCGTCGAGGGGGCGGGCGGGTTGCTGGTCGAGCTGGGCTCGGACGGCACCACCTGCGCCGACCTCGCCGCGGCGCTGGGACTGCCGATGGTCGTGGTCGCGCGCTCGGGCCTCGGCACGCTCAACCACACCGCGCTCACCCTGGAGGCGGCGGCCCACCGGGACCTCGAGGTGGCCGGCGTGGTCGTCTCGGGCTACCCGACCGATCCGGACGAGGCCACGCGCACCAACCTCGCCGAGCTGCAGCGGGCCTCGGGACGCCTCATCGGGGTCCTGCCCGTCCTGGACCTGGCGGGGCCGCAGCCGCTGGCCGACGTGGCGGCCCACCTCGGCCCCGAACTCGGTGGGCGACGCGCCCGGCCGTAG
- a CDS encoding VIT1/CCC1 transporter family protein, producing the protein MPELEPEEHAAARSNWLRAAVLGANDGIVSTAALVVGVAAATTTRDPVVIAAIAGLLAGGASMAVGEYVSVAAAKDAQQADVRREAEEHATDPEGELVELARIYEDRGVSPATARAVAAELSAADALGAHARDELGITETLSARPLQAGLASAASFATGGAIPLLAVLLSPTGAIVPAVVTATLLALLLLGVLSATAGGARRGRAVLRILVGGTAAMLVTFGGGALLGNGPL; encoded by the coding sequence GTGCCCGAGCTCGAGCCCGAGGAGCACGCGGCAGCTCGCAGCAACTGGCTGCGCGCAGCGGTGCTCGGCGCCAACGACGGCATCGTGTCCACCGCCGCCCTGGTGGTCGGCGTCGCGGCGGCGACCACGACCCGCGACCCGGTCGTGATCGCCGCGATCGCGGGGTTGCTGGCCGGCGGCGCCTCCATGGCCGTCGGTGAGTACGTGTCGGTCGCCGCGGCCAAGGACGCCCAGCAGGCCGACGTCCGCCGCGAGGCCGAGGAGCACGCCACCGACCCGGAGGGTGAGCTGGTGGAGCTGGCGCGGATCTACGAGGACCGGGGGGTCTCGCCGGCGACGGCACGGGCGGTGGCGGCCGAGCTCTCGGCCGCGGACGCCCTCGGCGCCCACGCCCGGGACGAGCTGGGCATCACCGAGACGCTGTCCGCCCGGCCGTTGCAGGCCGGGCTGGCCTCGGCCGCCTCCTTCGCCACCGGTGGCGCCATCCCGCTGCTCGCCGTCCTCCTCTCCCCCACGGGCGCGATCGTGCCCGCGGTGGTGACCGCGACGCTGCTGGCGCTGCTGCTGCTCGGTGTCCTGTCAGCGACGGCCGGTGGCGCCCGTCGGGGACGTGCCGTGCTACGCATCCTGGTCGGCGGCACGGCGGCGATGCTGGTCACCTTCGGTGGCGGCGCCCTCCTCGGCAACGGTCCGCTCTGA